One Rhinoraja longicauda isolate Sanriku21f chromosome 44, sRhiLon1.1, whole genome shotgun sequence DNA segment encodes these proteins:
- the LOC144612396 gene encoding interferon-induced protein with tetratricopeptide repeats 5-like isoform X2 codes for MNTMSKTVRDLKEKLDQLQCHFTWGPQKDTIDLDDMMYRLQDSIDLNLKYKARSCNQFAFVNCLQGNYEEALENLKEAEKILRENHKDAFERRSIITYGNYAWVHYHMGQLTEAQSYLDKLEMICKPLTDGPRYTAMIPEVYGEKGWSLLRSAAQYYEEAMECFEKALEEDPNNTDWIMGYATALYRLEPIPGTPEKCTRSQCVKHLRRVLELDPDESLAMVMLALKLQEIKQKEEANELVERAVQKSPDVPKVLRNAAKFYRLEQAVERAIELLKKALGITPHNSVLHDQIGMCYRVQLLELLKNRLSSDPQYLEFQQKMLLIENCKHHFGKAFEHRPRTAIKSQLDYADICLRNGENSKAGEVYSKLLELEGIRPDNMQRICLQAGLFQLQKRRADSNAVKLFQKGLKIKNNSKAWKMCYENLDKWVERTLCRDPHDSKALGVKGLMYQMDGDKSKAIEYFEKALEFDPSNEVYLSALCELRLSFEDHHEH; via the coding sequence CAAAACAGTGAGGGATTTAAAGGAGAAGCTCGATCAGCTTCAGTGTCACTTCACGTGGGGCCCACAGAAGGATACCATTGACCTGGATGATATGATGTACAGATTACAAGATTCTATAGATCTGAATTTGAAGTATAAGGCCAGGTCCTGCAACCAATTTGCTTTTGTAAACTGCCTGCAGGGCAACTATGAAGAAGCTCTTGAAAATTTAAAGGAAgctgaaaagattctgagggagaaCCACAAAGATGCATTTGAAAGAAGAAGCATCATCACCTATGGAAACTACGCCTGGGTGCATTACCACATGGGACAACTGACCGAGGCCCAGTCCTACCTCGACAAGCTGGAGATGATCTGTAAACCGCTCACTGATGGCCCCCGCTACACAGCAATGATACCtgaagtgtatggggagaagggatggtcaTTGTTGAGATCGGCAGCTCAATACTATGAAGAGGCTatggaatgttttgagaaagctCTGGAAGAAGATCCCAATAACACAGACTGGATCATGGGCTACGCCACTGCTCTGTATCGTCTGGAACCAATTCCTGGAACCCCAGAGAAATGCACAAGGAGTCAGTGCGTGAAGCATCTGAGACGTGTGCTGGAGCTTGATCCAGATGAATCTTTGGCCATGGTGATGTTGGCCCTAAAACTGCAAGAGATCAAGCAAAAGGAGGAAGCAAATGAATTAGTTGAACGAGCCGTACAGAAAAGCCCTGATGTTCCAAAAGTGCTTCGCAATGCGGCAAAATTTTACAGACTAGAACAAGCTGTGGAAAGGGCAATTGAGCTGCTGAAAAAAGCATTAGGAATCACTCCACACAACAGTGTCCTACACGACCAAATAGGTATGTGCTATAGAGTGCAACTGCTTGAACTGTTGAAAAATAGATTGAGCTCTGATCCACAATATCTTGAATTTCAACAGAAAATGTTGTTGATCGAAAATTGCAAGCATCACTTTGGAAAGGCATTTGAACACCGTCCAAGGACAGCTATTAAATCACAACTAGATTATGCGGACATCTGTCTAAGAAATGGAGAGAATTCCAAAGCAGGGGAGGTCtacagcaaactgctggagttagAGGGTATTCGTCCAGATAATATGCAGAGAATATGTTTACAGGCTGGCTTATTTCAACTGCAGAAGAGAAGGGCTGATTCAAATGCTGTCAAATTATTCCAGAAAGGACTGAAGATTAAAAATAACTCCAAAGCGTGGAAAATGTGTTATGAAAATTTGGACAAGTGGGTAGAAAGGACACTTTGCAGGGATCCACATGACAGCAAGGCACTTGGTGTCAAAGGGTTAATGTATCAGATGGACGGGGACAAGTCTAAAGCTATTGAATACTTTGAAAAGGCCTTGGAATTCGATCCCAGCAATGAAGTATATCTCAGTGCTCTATGTGAATTACGCCTTTCGTTTGAAGACCATCATGAACATTAA
- the LOC144612396 gene encoding interferon-induced protein with tetratricopeptide repeats 5-like isoform X1, which produces MQAKLSKTVRDLKEKLDQLQCHFTWGPQKDTIDLDDMMYRLQDSIDLNLKYKARSCNQFAFVNCLQGNYEEALENLKEAEKILRENHKDAFERRSIITYGNYAWVHYHMGQLTEAQSYLDKLEMICKPLTDGPRYTAMIPEVYGEKGWSLLRSAAQYYEEAMECFEKALEEDPNNTDWIMGYATALYRLEPIPGTPEKCTRSQCVKHLRRVLELDPDESLAMVMLALKLQEIKQKEEANELVERAVQKSPDVPKVLRNAAKFYRLEQAVERAIELLKKALGITPHNSVLHDQIGMCYRVQLLELLKNRLSSDPQYLEFQQKMLLIENCKHHFGKAFEHRPRTAIKSQLDYADICLRNGENSKAGEVYSKLLELEGIRPDNMQRICLQAGLFQLQKRRADSNAVKLFQKGLKIKNNSKAWKMCYENLDKWVERTLCRDPHDSKALGVKGLMYQMDGDKSKAIEYFEKALEFDPSNEVYLSALCELRLSFEDHHEH; this is translated from the coding sequence CAAAACAGTGAGGGATTTAAAGGAGAAGCTCGATCAGCTTCAGTGTCACTTCACGTGGGGCCCACAGAAGGATACCATTGACCTGGATGATATGATGTACAGATTACAAGATTCTATAGATCTGAATTTGAAGTATAAGGCCAGGTCCTGCAACCAATTTGCTTTTGTAAACTGCCTGCAGGGCAACTATGAAGAAGCTCTTGAAAATTTAAAGGAAgctgaaaagattctgagggagaaCCACAAAGATGCATTTGAAAGAAGAAGCATCATCACCTATGGAAACTACGCCTGGGTGCATTACCACATGGGACAACTGACCGAGGCCCAGTCCTACCTCGACAAGCTGGAGATGATCTGTAAACCGCTCACTGATGGCCCCCGCTACACAGCAATGATACCtgaagtgtatggggagaagggatggtcaTTGTTGAGATCGGCAGCTCAATACTATGAAGAGGCTatggaatgttttgagaaagctCTGGAAGAAGATCCCAATAACACAGACTGGATCATGGGCTACGCCACTGCTCTGTATCGTCTGGAACCAATTCCTGGAACCCCAGAGAAATGCACAAGGAGTCAGTGCGTGAAGCATCTGAGACGTGTGCTGGAGCTTGATCCAGATGAATCTTTGGCCATGGTGATGTTGGCCCTAAAACTGCAAGAGATCAAGCAAAAGGAGGAAGCAAATGAATTAGTTGAACGAGCCGTACAGAAAAGCCCTGATGTTCCAAAAGTGCTTCGCAATGCGGCAAAATTTTACAGACTAGAACAAGCTGTGGAAAGGGCAATTGAGCTGCTGAAAAAAGCATTAGGAATCACTCCACACAACAGTGTCCTACACGACCAAATAGGTATGTGCTATAGAGTGCAACTGCTTGAACTGTTGAAAAATAGATTGAGCTCTGATCCACAATATCTTGAATTTCAACAGAAAATGTTGTTGATCGAAAATTGCAAGCATCACTTTGGAAAGGCATTTGAACACCGTCCAAGGACAGCTATTAAATCACAACTAGATTATGCGGACATCTGTCTAAGAAATGGAGAGAATTCCAAAGCAGGGGAGGTCtacagcaaactgctggagttagAGGGTATTCGTCCAGATAATATGCAGAGAATATGTTTACAGGCTGGCTTATTTCAACTGCAGAAGAGAAGGGCTGATTCAAATGCTGTCAAATTATTCCAGAAAGGACTGAAGATTAAAAATAACTCCAAAGCGTGGAAAATGTGTTATGAAAATTTGGACAAGTGGGTAGAAAGGACACTTTGCAGGGATCCACATGACAGCAAGGCACTTGGTGTCAAAGGGTTAATGTATCAGATGGACGGGGACAAGTCTAAAGCTATTGAATACTTTGAAAAGGCCTTGGAATTCGATCCCAGCAATGAAGTATATCTCAGTGCTCTATGTGAATTACGCCTTTCGTTTGAAGACCATCATGAACATTAA